ATCATTGTATTTAGCTCATCTACCAATATATTTATATCTTCCTCTGTCGTACTCCAGCTTGTACAAAAACGCACGCACACATGATTTTCATCTACATCATGACTGAACTCAAACACAAATTTTTCAGCCAGCTTCTCCACCTGTGCCTTTGTCAAAATCACAAACTGCTGATTTGTACCACTCTCAATATAAAATGACATTCCAGCCTTTTCAAAAGCCGCTTTCATCATCATTGCAAATTTATTTGCCTTCTTTGTAATTTCAAAATATAAACCATCTTTAAATAATTCATAAAACTGAAGACCTAAAAGCCATCCTTTTGCTAAAACTCCACCGCTTTGCTTCATATATGTCTTAAAGTGATCTCTCAATTTAGGATTTATAATTACAAGTGCCTCTCCTAACAAAGCACCACATTTTGTTCCTCCTATGTAAAACAAGTCTGCCAAATCGGCCAAATCGGCAAGTGTCACATCACATTCATCAGAAGTAAGCCAATATCCCATTCTTGCTCCGTCAACATACATATACATTCCGTATTTATCGCACACTTTACGGATTTCCATCAATTCTTCTTTCTTATATGTAGTTCCAAACTCTGATGGGGATGAAAGAAATACCATCTTCGGCTGAGTCAAATATTCAGCCTCTCCATGCTCATAGTATTTTGCCGCCTCATCTGCGATTGATTTTGCTGTTAATTTTCCATTTTCAGCCGGAACAATAAGCACTTTGTGTCCTGTATGCTCTATAGAACCTGCCTCGTGGTTATTTATATGTCCGCAATCTGCACTAATCACACTCTGGTACGGACGAAGTGCTGCTGTAATAACCGTATAATTCACCTGCGTTCCGCCAATCATGAAATAAATTTCATTGTCTGTTTCTCCTAGATATTTACGGATTTCTTTTCTTGCCGCTTCACACCACTCATCTTCACCATAACCGGCATAGGAAGTCTGATTCGTCTGCTGAAGTGCTGATAAAATTGCAGGATGTGCTCCCTGATTATAGTCATTATTAAATCGTATCATTTGATTTTTGCTCCTTTTAATTGTAATTTTTCTTATAATTTCACATCTCAATATATCTACTATACGCATTCTGCAAATGGTTTGTCAAATTTTATATTTTTTCTTTACACTCCTTTTCATTCATGGTATAGTAAATGCACATCTTCAGAGAATTTCTTTTCTCTGGATATTTCTAAGCCAATAGGCTCTTATCTCGGGTTTCAATTTCCGAAACATAATCCGATTTGAAAAACTAATGTTATAATGACATCTTAATCGTTGCCAGTCACACGAAGTACAAAAAGTAATCTTGCTAAAATTTCAAATTATTTTTATTGTCTCTTTGTCATTGCATTAGTTAATTGAAAACTCTATAATGAAAGGAAGTACGAAAGATATCATTCAATGGCACCCTGCATTTCATGCATCTATTCAAATTGAATTTAAAGATGAAGCAGAAAAACTGACTTTTGATTCCGAACATCTACTGTCAAAAAAGCCAATGCAAATGGATGAGCTAATTATTAAAGTAACAGGAAACGAAGTTATCCATAAGAATATTGGAAGGATTTTCAGGCGCTATAACATTGTTGAATACAAAAGTCCGGATGATTATTTGACTATCAATGATTTTTACAAAGTATATGGTTATTGCTGCTTTTACCAATCTGATACAGAAGAAGTGTATAAAATTCCGCCTGAGGAATTAACAATCACATTTATTTGCAACCATTATCCCAGAAAGATGATTCAACATTTAAAAGACTTTCGTAAATTAGATACAGTTCGCATAGAACCCGGCATCTACCATATAACAGGTGATCCATTTCCCATTCAATTGTTAGTAACCAAAGAATTAAATCCAAATGAAAACCGCTGGCTCCAAAGTTTACGTAATGATGTAAGTAAACCTGAAGAAATCACAACGCTTTTAAAAGAATATGAAAAGAATAAATCTTCAAAATTATATCAAGCTGCAATGAATGTAATAACAAGAGCTAATTGGAATGCAGTAAAGGAGGTAAAGGAAAGTATGTGCGAAGCATTAAGAGAATTGATGGCCGATGAATTTAAAGAACAGGAAGAACGAGTAACCGAGCAAGTAACCGAGCAAGTAACCGAGCAAATTACAACACAGATTATTAAAAATTTATATGATACTATCAAGGATGTCGAAAAAATTGCCTCTCTTTTGAAGATGCCAGTTGAGCAGGTGGAGCGGGCGATTAAGAAGTAAGTTGCTATTTATTTCACGACAGCCCCAGGCAAGAAAAAGACTATGCAATCCAGCGAATTGGAGTCGGGCAAGCCCGACTCCAATTCGCTGGATTGCATAGTCTTTTTCTTGCTTTGTGGTGTATCGTGATTGAAATAGGTGGAATGATGAAGGATTTACTTTTCTGGAATCTGATGTATCTATATCCTCGGTTTATTCGCTGCCGCAGATGCTTTTTGACAACTGATGTATCTGCACTGCCTTGATATTCATTGTTGCAGATGCTCTTTTTTAGACCGATAGTATCTGCAACTTGCTCTTCTTTGGACTTGCAGATGTTTTTCAGTCTGCCTGGCATGTATAATTGCATCTACATCTTGCTTTTTCTGGGATTTGAGGATACTTCTTTCGCAAATTTTACATCTGCATCTCACATTTTTTATGACCTGCGGATGCTTCTCATTGAAATTCTGCATCCCCAACCTGCACTTTCTAGACCTTGCGGATATTTCCAAGTAAAGTTTTGCTTTTTTGTTCATTTGATTTACGATAACGTACTGAGAAAAAATATTGGATATGTATTTCCCGATGACGGAGTCTGAACAGAAATTCATATCCAATATTTTTCTCAGGGACGCTTATCCCATTTAATGAACTAAATATAAACTCCATCCAACTTCCTTCACAGCAGAGTATCTTATCTAATGCTTCATTTTGACGCATATCCTTCTACCTCACACGAAAACCAGATTCTTTTTCCAATGGAATCTCTTTCGCATCCATCCATTCGATTTCAATATAGCGCCCATGATTTAATCCGACCAGCAATTTATTGATAAGATTTTCTCGTCCCTGTACTTCCATTGTAACAGTTTCGTCCCATTCATTCTGTACCCATCCGACTAAGCCAAGAGACTGGGCCATATACTTTGCAGTATATCTAAATCCAACACCTTGTACCCGACCTTGAAATACAATATGTTTTCTTACTTCACCCATAATATCACTGCTCCTTCCTGATGTGTCTGTCTCAATTGAATTACTCTAAGAACGTCTTAAGCTCATCCATAAATGTATTAACATCTTTAAACTGACGATACACAGATGCGAATCTTACGTATGCAACCGGATCGAGATCTTTTAATTTTTCCATTACGATCTCGCCAATCTCCTGACTTGGTATCTCTTTTTCTTCTCGCTTGAAGATTGCCAGCTCGATTGCATCTACCGTCTCTTTAATTCGTTCTGCCGGCACCGGACGTTTATAGCATGCATGAAGTATACCATTTTCAATTTTAGTACGATTATACTGTTCACGGTTATTGTCTTTCTTGATTACAATTAA
This Ruminococcus hominis DNA region includes the following protein-coding sequences:
- a CDS encoding threonine aldolase family protein, yielding MIRFNNDYNQGAHPAILSALQQTNQTSYAGYGEDEWCEAARKEIRKYLGETDNEIYFMIGGTQVNYTVITAALRPYQSVISADCGHINNHEAGSIEHTGHKVLIVPAENGKLTAKSIADEAAKYYEHGEAEYLTQPKMVFLSSPSEFGTTYKKEELMEIRKVCDKYGMYMYVDGARMGYWLTSDECDVTLADLADLADLFYIGGTKCGALLGEALVIINPKLRDHFKTYMKQSGGVLAKGWLLGLQFYELFKDGLYFEITKKANKFAMMMKAAFEKAGMSFYIESGTNQQFVILTKAQVEKLAEKFVFEFSHDVDENHVCVRFCTSWSTTEEDINILVDELNTMI
- a CDS encoding 3-isopropylmalate dehydrogenase, whose amino-acid sequence is MKGSTKDIIQWHPAFHASIQIEFKDEAEKLTFDSEHLLSKKPMQMDELIIKVTGNEVIHKNIGRIFRRYNIVEYKSPDDYLTINDFYKVYGYCCFYQSDTEEVYKIPPEELTITFICNHYPRKMIQHLKDFRKLDTVRIEPGIYHITGDPFPIQLLVTKELNPNENRWLQSLRNDVSKPEEITTLLKEYEKNKSSKLYQAAMNVITRANWNAVKEVKESMCEALRELMADEFKEQEERVTEQVTEQVTEQITTQIIKNLYDTIKDVEKIASLLKMPVEQVERAIKK
- a CDS encoding acylphosphatase, giving the protein MGEVRKHIVFQGRVQGVGFRYTAKYMAQSLGLVGWVQNEWDETVTMEVQGRENLINKLLVGLNHGRYIEIEWMDAKEIPLEKESGFRVR
- the nrdR gene encoding transcriptional regulator NrdR, producing MKCPYCGHPDTKVIDSRPAEENNAIRRRRACDVCGKRFTTYEKVETIPLIVIKKDNNREQYNRTKIENGILHACYKRPVPAERIKETVDAIELAIFKREEKEIPSQEIGEIVMEKLKDLDPVAYVRFASVYRQFKDVNTFMDELKTFLE